The stretch of DNA GAGTAACTActttgggatactgaggtatcctgaaatagctctgccatgtggAGATAGCCTTACAGATATTAAAGGGTACCAAGTGAGTCAGTAAATGAACTCCAGGACAGTGTGACTGTGCGACCCCACAACCTCACTAGCTCTAAGATATGTCTGGGGACTTAAACAAGTGATTTGGTCTCTGGGGTGCCTGAACTTGGCTTCTCTTCAATACACAAGCTGAAATTGACGAAGGCTTCCTTCGCAGAGtggagatacaattcacacagtTCTGCAGCAGACAAGAGTGGGGCACCTTACAGTTAGTCACTCAGGGTGAGGCCTAGCAGGTACTAGCACTCCCACCCGATTACAGCAGTCTTTGCTTGGATCAAGATGGAGAATTGCTCTCTGGGACCCTCAGGCCTCATTATGGAGGAAGGGTGACCTCAATTTGCtccattttaaaatcagattagGTCTAGACTTTGGACTCCAAGAAAGCTGCCTAAGCAGCAAATGTTGGTATCTCTGGAAAAGACTCAGCTAGCTTCTATCCCAGaagccttccctccctcctgcccactcGCCATATCTCCTTTCAGGAGGAGAAGCAAAAACATTTTaactccctcttcccccataAGCACCCCGCACAAGAACAGAACCTACGTCAAGAAAGCTGTCTAGAAGCGGATATCAGAGAAAAGGCAAGTGAATTCCATCTAGCTATGTGATTGCCCCACCCCATCTCTGCACCCTGAAACAGCATCTCAGCCTTTGACACTACATGCTCTGAAAGGTGGAAAACTTAGTATTCTCTAGATGGGTGTTTGTGAGCAATGACCTCAAAGGATCAGCAGAGAAATAACTGTGAATTCAGCAGGGATCTCCCCAAGCAGTGAAAAGGGTGGTCTGGATGTCAAGTCAGAGAAAGGAACAGAAGACATTTTTAGAGGAAAAGGCCTAATCTCAGCGTGAAAAAATTTGCTACAAGGGCTGGAGAAGCATGCAGGGAGCCAAGTCTATATGCACATTTATGTCATGGTTAATTCACAGCTAGTGGAAGAGCTGCACGAGCTGAAGTGTTCCGTCACGAGGCCCTAACAAACCATTTCCTGTCCTACTTTCAGGGTGCAGATGAgtgttccttccccacacactGAGGTGGTCAGCATAAAGCCCAGCCAATGCCATGCATCCTACGGTCTCTAGCCCAACTCTACATGCTGCCTATGCTGAAGACAAGTCTGTTTTACACACTTGGGCTTAGTTAGGGCCATCCCATAAGGTGACCAGTGAAATGAAATGTCAGGTGGTTTTGGTCATAACCCTCTCATTCCCGTTCTAAAAAACTGACTATGAATAATACAGTTCCCTCTAGGGGCAAGCAATTACAGAAATTACCATAAAAACTAGAGCTCTAAGGCATCcgtaaaaaaaatatttctgcagtTTCAATTTTAAATTGAAAGCTCAATAAAAAACTCTGTATAAGAAATGTCTCTGGTGGTCCCTCAAGCGGTGTCTCGGCTGCAGGAATGGGATTCGGCAATCCTGAGGAGCATGATCTGGGAGTGAGCAGGAAGATCCAGAGCTCAATGGCACATCCGGGAGGTCATTTCCTTCTGTTAAAGGACACACACAAGACAGAGAAGTAAGTGATGAGAAGTGCAAGTCCCAGGCAAGACACATTTCAGTGAGAAAGTCCCAGAGTTGCGAATGTTGTTTCCATAGCACCACTCATATAAAAAAATCCCAAGTGCCCCAGGCTGAACACTTACATGGGTTAGAAATTCAGCATCCCCTTTAATCTCTGTCCACATATTCCTAGTCACGGAGAGCACGAGACCTCAATTTGTACACAGCTACAGAATAACCAGCACCCACCATTCCAACCCAGTGCAAACACCTTGCACTtgtttggcaacctgcagcctccGTATGAAGTTGGTGAGCAGCGCCATGCTTTGAAGGGGAAATACAGAACAGAGAAGTAATAGACAAGGAGATTAGCAGgatccccaccaccacacccaggtCACACAGCTAGTCACTGACAACTGGGAATAAAACCAATGGCTCATGACTCTGACCAATGTCCTACCACACACCCTTGCTGTGTCACATGCAGCAACATGCTGGCTACACAGCGATCAAGTATCAGGCGGATTGTTGGATTGCAACTGAAACTTTGCTAGTGGGGTGCACAGCTCATTGCAGTGTGCAGCACCCAGAGGTGGAACAGCAGGTGGATGTGACTCAAAAGACATTGGCCAgcaatggtggtggtggcagcaggggaagggaacAGACAAGGTGGCAGCCTGAAGTACAAGGAGGCTACCAGGCAGAGTCTACAAACACAGCAGCTTTCCTCTCCAGGGGTGTTCTGGGCCTTGCTCTGCTTCATGGGATCTAGGCCAGAATAAAAGCGGGCAGGGTACGAACAGGGTTTTGAGCTATAAAGTGGGGACGTAATAGGTGCAATGGCATTTCAGTCACCCTCTTCAGTTCTCAGAATCTCTCAGAGCGAGTCCAACATTTGGCTTTGCAATTCAGCCCTGGAAGTCAGAATCCCCGAGTTCTGTTAGACCCACCAGGCTGTGGCTGTTCATCAATATAATCCAGCCAGGTTCACTCACCAGAGGTTCTAACTCCTTGGTGTCTATTAGATTGAACTCTTTCACAAAATAGTAAAAGTGTTTGTAGCAGGTGTTCACATGGGCCTCGGACCCCATGTTGGTGATCCTGTCAAAGTGGTGGATGTAGACATGAACGAAGACCCGGAAGAGCCTGGACAGAATCTTCTTCACTACCTGAAGAAAGTTCTTGGGGAACGGAGTACCTGCAAAAAGACAAACACACACCAGGATTTACTGATGCTACCAACTGAAACGCACTTTGCCATGCCCACACTGCCACACTGTCTTCCTAACGCAGAAAAAGACACAGGCCAGTGTATCATGAAATGATTCAAGAACCGTTTCCTTTGACTGAATTCTCTCCTCTCTACATTTTGGACCAGTTTTTCCAAAGTTAATTAGAACAGGTGGAACTTCTCTAAAcctggactctctggtccagcaacatctatgagCTGACAGGACCACCGAAGTTCCTGGATCACAAAGCCCCAGCAGCCACGTGGGGAGCTTCAATCCCAGGGCCCAAAGGAGCCAACAAATGCGCTAGTTTGCGACTggtcagaccctgagggtgctAGCCCAGGGAGGTCCAACGAGTTACTGTGTGAGAGACTCAAACACAAACTGGGTCAGCCCACATCTAGATTTCCATCTGCAGTTTCAATTTGATGTTTCCTTCAGTTCCTGTTCAGATATTTTTACAAAGATTATGCAAAACACTAGATCATCATGTCCCACTCCTGAAGCGACTGCCTTTTGTGTGGAGTGACTTCCACATATGGTTTAATAAATGCAATGAATCCTTTGAGAGCCTTCAGGTTACGAGTTAAAATTAGGATAATACTATGCTCAGTCATTTACAGGCCCCTTTTCGTGTTCAGtaatttgtttgtgtgtttttcttgTAACTGCTACATTTGCAATCTGCAGTATGGTAGAATTTGGCCTTTCTAGTATAGTAATTGCAAAAGGACTTGCGTTAAAGTCTACCAAAATTACTTCTCCCCATACAAGGAGGTGGTAGAACACAAAGGGTATTTGTTAAATAACCTTTTTCTCTCCTGCTCCCAAGTGTTCTGCATGAAATTAATTTTCAGTCTGTGTGAAGGTAGCGAAACTGGTATTACAAGCATAGCCAGAAAGCTCTAAACAAGACAGAAAACTCCTTTGATTATGTAAGTTCCCCAACCCCAATGAAACAGATGTTTCAGCAATCACACTGCTCACAAGAGGTTCTGGTTGAAGAACCCAAAATAAAAGGACCACACCCCAGAGTTTACCCAGAGGAACCCCAGCAAGGATTTTCACAGCACATCCAGATAATGTTGTATGTTCCTATAGGTTTAGGTCCGTCcgccccagctccctgtcccagtCTTATCACATTCATATACTGTTGTTCTCGGTGTGCAAATGGGGTCTGAGAATGGTGGCCACTTTCTGCACAGAATCAGCACCATCCTTTTCACTAGCACTTTGACACAAATGAAAATCTCTGGATGCTCGAAGCAGTAGTGCAGGAGTGGATGGGATTCTGTGGGATCTCAAGTGGATAGAtaatcagccccttctctttaAGCCTTCAGGTTACGAGTTAAAATTAGGATAATACTATGCTCAGTCATTTACAGGCCCCTTTTCGTGTTCAGTAATTTACTTCTCTTTACTAGCTAGTTCTCACAAACACCCATGCAGCTGTCACCTGGCTCTACTTCCATGCACAGTCTGTCCGGACAGGGATATTAGGCTCTACGACCAAGGGTCATAGAACTATTACTTTTAACTCCTTGTGCAACATCCCCTTTTCTCAAACCTCCACTGGtcgcttccccctcctccacaacACAACCCTTGCATCACCCAGACCATCCAAGAGCTGAACTGGAGTTGCCTTAAACTGGGGTTTGCCTGAAAGATTACCTGAGCAATCTCCCCTTCAGCGCATCACCCCATGCTCACTCAAGGAGGGACGGCTGAATTACTCTTGTACCAAATGGCTGCTAGGAAAAGGTGCTGCTGAGAGAGATTTCAAAAAGGCCCAGGATAGGgcgaccatctgtcctgtttgcGGCAGGACAGCCCCACATTTTGGGCACCAtcctggcatcctgatttattttcccAAAAGGGCTAATTGCGCCATATTCCACATTTTTAcagtgctgctggctgctcctgattatggctccccagctgggggagctgggagatgGACCTGCACAgcaccatggctgctgcctggcttcccttggCTCGTGGAAACTGGAAACTTCACTGGCACGGCAGCAACCTCACTCCCGGTGCTccatgccatggggcagctgagagccgcagctgccccctgcacatCCCATGTAGggcggcagcccccacagggcagccaccgcctgactcccaggtagggtgaccatctttGCAGTTTTGGCCAGGACAATGTCATTTCCTCaggtcccatatttggctgggggagactggTCACCCGAAGTATTCCACAAGCTACAAGAGATGGAGACAAAAGTGCTATACCATACTAGAGAGCAGCTGGAGACTCCCATGTGTGGCATGCTAAGCTAACACCTGAAAGGCTAAATTTAGGAGCAGAGCGTCTGCAATCCTCAGGCCCCCAACACTGCGTAAGTCAGCCCACTTGTTTAGATGTACGAGTACAGCTTCTTGAGCCATTTTTGGACACTCAAGTGTGGCTGCCTTGAACTCCAAATCTTGTTTACACCGATGCCCCTCAAACTTCTCCAGCAGCGTAATAGGGACATATGTTACTGTGGCAAAagctctagggcagtggttcccaaccttttcactagagCAGATCCCCAACCACCCCTCAACTGTTCGTTGACCcctatcaaagccaattctagctgctatgtcctatttaatttaatgaaatgtaaaccacaacacagattttcaaacaggaattaataaaattactggaagatatttcatttaaaaataataattgattataactttgcaatttattttaaacttatttgctatgatcattttttttttaatacggTCACGCACCCCAGGTTAGGAGCCACTGTTCTAGGGCGTCTTTATAGCATCAAGGAGCCATTTGAGTACACAGGAGAATCGGGCCCTCTGACCTTCATTTTCAAGCAATGGGAGGTTGAAAGAGGTCAGATATGGAAACAAGACATGCACAtcagtgttccttctattttttcccatccttgAAAGGGTAGGCAGCAGGTGAGGCACCCCTCCTGCCAAAGGAGCACCTGTGCTGCACTAGCTAGGGAGACGAGTGGCCATGCATCCCACAGGGAACTATCATGCACATTATTCTGATCAcagtagtagcagtagcagcatccttcagcctACGTAggctatggaacgcgccctttgtagttccgtttggcatcctcctttgcagcgtcggctgtgactgtgaagacccacacgagagtgacagtccttgctgcatctgtaatgggtgtctggcaggtccttgctgtgctttctgtggcgTATTTAAGGAGGGGTGCGAAgtagatcccgaacaatgtcggagcaaggacacatccttgtttgacgctgctcctgatgctgaaagcatccgataatgtgccatcatattggacggttcctctcatgtgttcatggaaagactggatcatcttgagtaaccgtggcggacatcctatcttgtggagcagtttgaacagtccatccctgctgaccaagtcgaaggccttggttaggtcagtGAAGGCAATACagaatggcttcctctgctccctgcatttctcctgcagctgcctcagagagaagaccacgtcGACGGTAGAtttctctgcgtggaatccgcactttgattcaggatacaccctctcagcaatctttttgagtctgccgaggatgacgcaagcaaacagtttaccagtgatgcttaggagggagattccacggtaattgttgcagtcgttagtttgctccaaactcaaggtgattcccaagaagctccagcactctaaaccaactggaaggccctgcatcaatgccagaaagacggcaaactcagaaaaagctgaaatgttcagagagaccctcgaggagaatctgcgcagcaaccctgggggtgctgatgtgacatctagatggcagcatctgagggatacaatgtacaacacggccttgtcggtgtttggaagaagagctagaaacacaaatgactggttcgaagctaactccgatgagatgattccagccatcgaaaagaagtgtgctgcactcctggagtacaaacgttcgccgagcagaataccctgcaagcgctcagagcagccagaaaaacagtacagcagacggccaggtgctgtgccaacaactactggctcgagctacgcagcagcatccagaccagtgctgactttggtaacctcaggggaatgtacaagagcatcaagaaggcattaggacccacccagaacaagatggcacctccgaaatccaaatctggtgaagtcatcactgacaaagccaaacagatggagcactgggtcgagcactactccgagctgtactcatgcgagaacactgtggtcgactcagccctcaatgccgacgaactcctaccagtaatggacaaactggaccaggaaccaaccgtggataaactgaagaaagccatcgacaacactgCAGTACGAAAGGCCCCGGGCCaagatggtataccaccagaggtaatcaagtgtgccacagacactctcctggaacccctacatgagctactgtgcctgtgctggagagagggagaggtcccacaggatatgcatgatgcTCTGATCACAAACAACTCCCAAAGCACTCAACCAACCACAAACAACTTGGCTCAGGTCTGCAGGCCATAAAATGCTCAGCCATAAAGATGCATCTTGCACCAGAGTACAAAGTCAGTAAATGCAGGCACAGATGGACTGCTCTAGGGAGTAAAGAGCATCACTGCTTGGAGCCCTGTGCTGAAAATACTCAGCATGACCAACCCCAAAGGCTTGGGTCTGTTGTCAGAAATATCTCAGCTGTTGCAATGGTCCTTAAGGAGAGAGAAGAATCCCTCAGGTGAGGAAGTCCCAGGCTAGGTACAGATTGGCATCAACACCTTGAACTGCAGCCAGAAGCAAGTGTAGTTCAGTGcccacaggggctacgtctacacgtgcacgctacatcgaaatagtctatttcgatgaataacgtctacacgtcctccagggctggcaacgtcgacgttcaactttgacgttgggcagcaccacatcgaaataggcgctgcgagggaacgtctacatgccaaagtagcacacatcgaaataagggtgccaggaacagctgcagacagggtcacagggcagactcaacagcaagccgctcccttaaagggcccctcccagacacagttgcactaaacaacacaagatccacagagctgacaactggttgcagaccctgtgcatgcagcatggatccccagctgcagcagcagcagccagaagccctgggctaagggctgctgcacacggtgaccatagagccccgcaggggctggagagagagcgtctctcaacccctcagctgatggccgccacggcggaccctgctatttcgatgttgcgggacgcagatcgtctacacgtgccctacttcgacgttcaacttcgaagtagggcgctattcccatcccctcatggggttagcgacttcgacgtctcgccgcctaacgtcgatttcaacttcgaaatagtgcccaacatttgtagccgtgacaggcgttatttcaaagttggcgccgctacttcgaagtagcgtgcacgtgtagacgcggccagggagactcaaacctgggacctctggagaaTAGTAAAGGAGCCTCTACAACTTGAtctaaaaggcagctggctctcagctaaggctgtacagaagactcattctttctcggtgtaaaatgtttaaataaagtCAGTATATTGAGTCTACGGACCTCTGCCACAAAGTCTGAGCTAAAAGCTGCTTTTCTGCATTAAGTTCAGGCTTTATCAAACTGGCACAATAAGTCATGTGCTACAGTAAGAGTTTAATCCTACGGAAGATCCTGGGCTTCTGCCACTGGGTGCAAAAGACTGGCAAAGTCATCACTGGGGTTGGGATCCAGGTTTTGACTCCAGGAGATACCATCATGTCTTATCAGCATCATCTATCAAGCCCACCTGGAGGGTTTCATACTCCTATTTTACAGCTTCTTCCTTCCTGAACTCAGTTCTCCAACTATGAACATTTATGACTCCACTCCAGGATGAAAACTTCCTCTCCagctcatggggaaaaaaaacccaacactgaACATGTATTCAACACATTTAAAGgttgttttgcttaataaagaaTAAATATCATGTGGCATTGTGCGTTTAATTAAATTTCAGGAACTATCCTAACACACCTCGGCACAACTCATGACCAATCAGTTAAATATCATGTGACTAAGTATCATTCACAGTGTCCTAAACATACTAAAATGGTACAATTAAATAAATGTATATACTTATAGTGTACCCTGCTAAATAGCTAAAAGACAAACCTAATCTAGAGTAAAGTTTCTATTTAGTTGTAAACCAACATATTTGTTGGTTTGACCACAGAGAATTCACCTTTCATTAGAAAATAAAGGAAGTACAAATGGAAAAGTTCCTCAAcaatgagtagtaacagagaagtagctgtgttagtctgcattctgacaaaagaaaccaaacagtcatgtagcactttaaagactaacagaataatttattaggtgatgagctttcattaaCAATGATTATTTAAGTGAACGCTTTCTGCTTGGTGATATAAGCTGCCCTGATTTAACCTGTTTATCTTGCATCAGTCCAATAAATTTCCCCACAGATTAGAACTCAACTTACCAACATTGGTGGGAAAGATGTCCTCATTGTTGATCTGCACCTCAATCCAATCCATCAAGAGGTTCATGTACTTAGGAGCTGAGAGGGCAGTGGGTTTTCGGTACTTGTGTTCATCCTGCCACCTGTACTCATACTTGGGTCCCCCTGACATGACCGGGCAAGACTGCTCTGTGCAATAGTCACTGATGGTGCCATAGATCAGATTGATGCGGTTGAAGAAGTCCACCACATGTACCGCCACCCAGTCATTCTGTTCCTCTCCAGACGGCAGCTGGACAGCCACCTTCAGGTCCAGACCTGCATTGAGAGAGGCTTGAGCCCTCTTGTGCAGCTCAAACCTCTGAGTCCCAGGCTCAAATTTGCGTTTGGGCCGAAAggttttgtccttattgaacacTTGCTTTAAAGGGTTGGAcatttctcctcttccccccagttCTCTTTTGCAAGTCTTCAATGATGACAGCTAGAGAAAGACAGCTGCTGGAAAGTCTCCAATGGCAGGGTTGTAATGGCCTCTGATCTTCACAGAAATACCTGTGAGCAACTCTGGCTGCCGGAGTACCTTCTGACCTGCAATGCAGAGAATTTACAGCAGTTAGTTAGATGGGCAGCTTTTTCAGCAAGAATCCTTGTCCAGAGGGAGTGTCTTACGTAGGAAGGATGGGACATATACCTCACACTCATAGAACTGAAACACAAGACAAATACACTTAGTTTCACCTACTCTTAGGACTAGCTTTCTTTAAGGGAAGTGTAAAAAGGTAGAAGGGTGAGGGTCAAATTCTTAAAGAGGTTCCTCATTCAACCTCTGTCACTGATGGGAAAGTGTTGCAGATCCAGATATTCAATTACTTTGACATcaaagactaaggctatgtctacactagccccctccttcgaaaggggggtgctaatgagacacttcgggatatgctaagaAGGCACTACAGTgaaatgcctcattagcttaatggcggctgcagcacttcaaaactgctgctttccaTTGTGTGTTGATTGTTTACATggggtgcttttcaaaaggacccctcacgcttcgaaatccccttattcctataaccaaataggaataaggggatttcaaagtgtgaggggtcctttcgaaaaggaccctgtgtagatgagccatgcgcgatcaaagtgctgcagccaccattatgctaaatgaggcactgcatattcgttgCACAACCTCATTAGGATATCCCGAAGTGtcccattagcatccccctttcgaaagggggggcttgtgtagacatagcctgagtgagaGGTTTATACCCCATTTGACAAGTTATTGTGA from Carettochelys insculpta isolate YL-2023 chromosome 27, ASM3395843v1, whole genome shotgun sequence encodes:
- the MOB3A gene encoding MOB kinase activator 3A, which gives rise to MSNPLKQVFNKDKTFRPKRKFEPGTQRFELHKRAQASLNAGLDLKVAVQLPSGEEQNDWVAVHVVDFFNRINLIYGTISDYCTEQSCPVMSGGPKYEYRWQDEHKYRKPTALSAPKYMNLLMDWIEVQINNEDIFPTNVGTPFPKNFLQVVKKILSRLFRVFVHVYIHHFDRITNMGSEAHVNTCYKHFYYFVKEFNLIDTKELEPLKEMTSRMCH